The proteins below are encoded in one region of Sebastes fasciatus isolate fSebFas1 chromosome 16, fSebFas1.pri, whole genome shotgun sequence:
- the LOC141752611 gene encoding scavenger receptor cysteine-rich domain-containing group B protein, which translates to MVSQAAMRGQRVVESECRCWNPAVWLLVSLLGSLVLVAVSVLRNGDMKISRRAVNTIGGQTPVGTQHQVRLVNRYPDQNRCEGRVEVFYNDSWGTVCDDDWDMVDANVVCRQLNCGVAVAVGSSSRFGQGTGPILLDNVDCKGSETDLSQCRTLDWGVHNCYHYEDVGVTCKEPEVVGAKGFDDRTTPPWENFGLRDGTIRLKSGQNACQGRVEIYHQGKWGTVCDDEWDFTNAQVVCQQIGCGSAVYAHTNSYFGYGTGRILLDNVRCIGNEQDLTRCKSLGWGKHNCGHHEDAGVTCTGSSTIAPVATDYQRVRIGTYNTEATEEVPVTTTTTTTTTVTIPAQTKGKLGIRVKDKDSNNTCQGRVEVLYLNIWGTVCDDGWDMSNAIVVCRQLGCGPAIAAKNQAYFGYGSGPTLLDNVECSGAESELSECFHLGWGQHNCGHHEDAGVICAPADFYGGRDIRVTENITDAPITTPQPSEGMLRLVDGQHQCEGRVEMFSNSRWGTVCDDAWDLPDAQVVCRQLGCGEATAARGEAFFGPGSGLILLDNLKCSGAEASLQECSHISWNVHNCDHSEDAGVTCSLS; encoded by the exons CTGGTGTCCCTGCTGGGATCCCTCGTCTTGGTGGCCGTCAGTGTGCTGCGAAACG gaGACATGAAAATAAGCAGACGGGCTGTAAACA CCATTGGCGGTCAAACGCCCGTTGGGACGCAGCACCAAG TGCGACTGGTGAACAGATACCCCGACCAAAACAGGTGTGAGGGAAGAGTGGAGGTGTTCTACAATGACTCATGGGGCACGGTGTGCGACGACGACTGGGACATGGTGGACGCCAACGTGGTGTGTCGGCAGCTGAACTGCGGAGTGGCCGTGGCGGTGGGCAGCAGCTCTCGGTTTGGACAAGGCACAGGGCCCATCCTGCTGGATAACGTGGACTGCAAAGGAAGCGAGACAGACCTTAGCCAGTGCCGTACTCTAGACTGGGGCGTCCACAACTGTTACCACTACGAGGACGTGGGTGTTACCTGCAAAG AACCAGAGGTGGTGGGGGCAAAAGGCTTTGATGATCGCACCACACCGCCCTGGGAGAACTTCGGTTTAC GAGATGGCACCATCCGTCTGAAGAGTGGGCAGAACGCCTGCCAGGGCCGGGTAGAGATCTACCATCAGGGAAAGTGGGGGACGGTGTGCGATGATGAGTGGGACTTCACCAATGCCCAGGTGGTGTGCCAACAGATAGGCTGTGGTAGTGCCGTCTACGCACACACCAACTCCTACTTTGGCTACGGAACCGGCCGGATTCTCCTGGACAATGTCCGCTGCATTGGCAATGAACAGGACCTGACCAGATGCAAAAGCCTGGGCTGGGGCAAACACAACTGCGGTCATCACGAGGACGCCGGGGTCACCTGCACTG GATCCTCCACTATAGCTCCCGTGGCAACAGATTACCAGAGAGTGCGGATTGGAACATATAACACTGAAG CAACAGAAGAAGTACCAgtcaccacaacaacaacaactacaacgaCGGTTACCATACCTGCCCAGACAAAAG GCAAACTAGGCATTCGTGTGAAGGACAAAGATAGTAACAACACCTGCCAGGGTCGTGTAGAGGTCCTCTACTTGAACATTTGGGGGACAGTGTGTGATGATGGCTGGGACATGAGCAACGCCATAGTGGTGTGCAGGCAGCTAGGCTGCGGCCCAGCTATCGCGGCCAAGAACCAGGCCTACTTCGGCTACGGTTCGGGTCCGACCCTGCTGGATAATGTGGAATGCAGCGGCGCTGAATCGGAGCTGTCCGAGTGCTTCCACCTGGGCTGGGGTCAACACAACTGTGGCCATCATGAGGATGCTGGAGTTATCTGTGCAC CTGCTGACTTCTACGGTGGACGTGACATCAGAGTAACAGAAAACATAACTGACGCCCCCATCACCACCCCCCAACCCTCTGAAG GAATGTTGAGACTGGTGGATGGGCAGCACCAATGCGAGGGTCGGGTGGAGATGTTCTCAAATTCTCGATGGGGCACGGTGTGCGACGACGCTTGGGACCTCCCCGACGCTCAGGTTGTGTGTCGCCAACTGGGCTGCGGGGAGGCCACGGCGGCTCGGGGAGAAGCTTTCTTCGGGCCCGGCTCAGGGTTAATCCTACTGGACAATCTCAAGTGCAGCGGCGCGGAGGCCTCCCTGCAGGAGTGCTCCCATATATCCTGGAACGTGCACAACTGCGACCACTCCGAAGATGCTGGCGTCACCTGCTCGCTGTCGTGA